A single Anatilimnocola floriformis DNA region contains:
- a CDS encoding sugar ABC transporter ATP-binding protein, with the protein MPTPAQPIIAIRQVTKRFPGVIALQDVSLEILPGELHAICGENGAGKSTLMKILSGVIAEFEGELLLGGKPARFRSTRDAEAAGVSIIHQELNLVEQLSAAANVFLGREIRGWLGLRDDAAMEQAAAQLLRELECDVNPRTLAGQLRVGDQQLLEIAKALSLQSDILIMDEPTSALTESEVSRLYRVIERLRKRGVTILYISHKMDEVFHLADRITVLRDGKTVKTLNKSETNAQQITHLMVGREIDAIDFGGERQTKEVLLKVSNLSLPWPGHARGYRLKDISFELRRGEVLGFAGLMGAGRTELLECLFGASEVRPQGSIELLGRELSLRHPVDACREGIALVTEDRKRLGIFAAMNVGQNISLCTLDKTGALGVIDGKREWAMATEVSQRLAVKTAGLSAAITSLSGGNQQKCIIGRWLLTNPRVLLLDDPTRGVDVGAKAELYRLIDKLCREGIGVIMTSSELPELLTVCDRILVLSEGNLTASFQRAEATEHKILEAATMGRAKAS; encoded by the coding sequence CGCCATTCGTCAGGTCACCAAGCGTTTTCCTGGCGTCATCGCGCTGCAAGATGTTTCGCTCGAGATCCTGCCCGGCGAATTGCACGCCATCTGTGGCGAAAACGGCGCGGGCAAAAGCACGCTGATGAAAATCCTCTCCGGCGTGATCGCCGAATTTGAGGGAGAGCTGCTCCTCGGCGGCAAACCGGCGCGCTTTCGCAGCACCCGCGATGCCGAAGCGGCCGGCGTGAGCATCATTCATCAAGAGCTGAATCTCGTCGAACAACTTTCCGCCGCGGCCAATGTCTTTCTCGGTCGCGAAATCCGCGGCTGGCTCGGCCTGCGTGACGACGCAGCGATGGAGCAAGCAGCCGCTCAGCTCCTGCGCGAGCTCGAGTGCGATGTAAACCCGCGCACGCTCGCCGGTCAGCTGCGCGTCGGTGATCAGCAACTCCTCGAAATCGCCAAGGCCCTGTCGCTGCAGAGTGACATCCTGATCATGGACGAACCGACGAGCGCTCTCACCGAATCCGAAGTGAGTCGCTTGTATCGCGTGATTGAACGCCTCCGCAAACGCGGCGTGACCATCCTCTACATCTCGCACAAGATGGACGAGGTCTTTCATCTGGCCGATCGCATCACGGTGCTCCGCGATGGCAAGACGGTGAAGACGTTGAACAAGAGCGAAACGAACGCTCAGCAGATCACGCATCTGATGGTCGGCCGCGAAATCGACGCCATCGACTTCGGCGGCGAGCGCCAAACCAAGGAAGTGCTGCTGAAGGTCAGCAATCTCTCGTTGCCGTGGCCCGGTCATGCTCGCGGCTATCGCTTGAAAGACATTTCGTTCGAGCTCCGCCGCGGCGAAGTCCTCGGCTTTGCCGGCCTCATGGGTGCAGGGCGAACGGAACTGCTGGAATGCCTCTTCGGCGCATCGGAAGTTCGTCCGCAAGGAAGCATTGAGCTCCTCGGCCGCGAGCTTTCGCTCCGTCATCCGGTCGATGCCTGCCGGGAGGGAATTGCCCTCGTCACCGAAGACCGCAAGCGTCTCGGCATCTTTGCCGCGATGAATGTCGGCCAGAATATTTCCCTCTGCACGCTCGACAAAACGGGCGCGTTGGGTGTGATCGACGGCAAACGCGAATGGGCGATGGCCACCGAAGTGAGTCAGCGTCTCGCCGTGAAAACTGCCGGTCTTTCTGCTGCCATCACCAGTCTCAGCGGCGGCAATCAGCAGAAGTGCATCATCGGTCGCTGGCTCCTCACGAATCCCCGCGTGTTGCTGCTCGACGATCCCACGCGCGGCGTCGATGTCGGCGCCAAAGCCGAGCTTTATCGTCTGATCGACAAGCTTTGCCGCGAGGGCATCGGCGTGATCATGACCAGCAGCGAACTGCCGGAACTCCTCACCGTTTGCGATCGCATTCTGGTCCTCAGCGAAGGCAACCTCACCGCCTCGTTCCAGCGGGCCGAGGCGACCG